Proteins encoded within one genomic window of Candidatus Zixiibacteriota bacterium:
- a CDS encoding ABC transporter ATP-binding protein encodes MIVLNNIIYKYPKKDGFALSEIFLSINPGEIFTLLGPNGSGKTTLIRIISGLILPRSGTVNVSGYDITSDEYKAKRSIGLVLGDERTFYFRLSGAQNLEFFGGLFGIPRSYLKKKIGETLEMVGLEDSAGLQYMRYSTGMRKRLNLARALLHNPQVYLFDEPNSGVDPHSVKRIREIILSLKRQNKTILLTTHDMNEAEKMSDRIGYLKNGQIVKIGRIDEFKRLIGKKGLEIDFDRVFSESDRPAILNLIEKIKRSSNCSSIEFRKNTILINYNGAFDLNLALSLISSSGYNIKRTATREASLEEVFIKLAN; translated from the coding sequence AATATCCTAAGAAAGATGGATTTGCGCTATCGGAAATTTTTCTTTCTATCAACCCGGGTGAGATATTCACGCTTCTTGGGCCGAACGGATCCGGCAAAACAACTCTTATCCGGATAATTTCCGGATTGATCCTTCCGCGCTCGGGAACGGTGAATGTCAGCGGATATGATATTACCTCCGACGAATACAAGGCCAAAAGATCAATCGGCCTGGTTCTCGGCGATGAGAGAACTTTCTATTTCAGGCTTTCCGGCGCACAAAATCTTGAATTTTTCGGCGGGCTTTTCGGTATCCCGCGATCTTATCTTAAAAAGAAAATTGGGGAGACCCTGGAAATGGTCGGGCTGGAAGACAGCGCCGGGTTGCAATATATGCGTTACAGCACCGGTATGAGAAAACGGCTGAACCTGGCGCGGGCGTTGTTACATAACCCGCAGGTGTATCTATTCGACGAACCCAACAGCGGGGTCGATCCCCATTCGGTTAAAAGGATCCGAGAGATAATATTGTCATTGAAAAGGCAGAATAAAACCATTCTGCTGACGACTCATGATATGAACGAAGCCGAAAAAATGTCGGATCGTATCGGCTATTTGAAAAACGGGCAGATTGTGAAAATCGGCAGGATCGATGAATTTAAAAGACTAATCGGTAAAAAAGGACTCGAAATAGATTTTGACCGGGTTTTTTCGGAGTCCGATCGGCCCGCAATTCTCAACCTCATTGAGAAAATAAAACGATCAAGCAATTGCTCCTCAATCGAGTTTCGCAAGAATACCATTCTCATAAATTATAACGGGGCTTTCGACCTCAACTTAGCTCTAAGCCTGATTTCCAGTTCAGGTTACAATATTAAAAGGACCGCCACCCGCGAGGCATCGCTGGAAGAAGTCTTTATCAAACTGGCAAATTAG
- a CDS encoding ABC transporter permease — protein MYKIYLFFKRFLITLVSYKTALALGIVGSFVGLLQFTFMGNFLSDGNSFPSLEQYGGNLLAYLIIGTAFTSFVGVSLGSFQSTIRSEQQMGTLEYLLISNTKLELILIYSGIMNFLQSFINVAILLTIVVFVFGIPLGINFAGGLISIILTITSLSGIGLMSAGIIIITKVGDPITWAFTTLTGLLSGVLFPVEYLPSYLQSVSFLLPTTHALHALRMTLIQNAGMADVAYQLVILFIMTLITIPLGFIIIRIGFNQARRAGSLAQY, from the coding sequence ATGTATAAGATATACCTGTTTTTCAAACGCTTTTTGATTACGCTTGTAAGCTATAAAACCGCGCTGGCTCTGGGCATAGTCGGCAGTTTTGTCGGGCTTCTACAGTTTACCTTCATGGGGAATTTTCTTTCCGATGGTAACAGTTTCCCGTCTCTGGAGCAGTATGGCGGGAATCTTCTGGCCTACCTGATAATTGGGACGGCCTTTACCAGTTTTGTTGGTGTTTCTCTCGGCTCTTTTCAAAGCACTATCCGATCCGAGCAACAGATGGGCACTCTGGAGTACCTGCTTATAAGCAATACCAAACTGGAACTGATTTTGATTTACTCAGGCATCATGAATTTTCTGCAGTCATTTATAAACGTTGCCATTCTACTGACAATAGTTGTTTTTGTTTTCGGGATACCGCTGGGAATCAATTTCGCCGGCGGGCTAATTTCTATAATTCTGACAATCACCTCGCTTTCAGGAATTGGCTTGATGAGTGCCGGTATTATTATTATCACTAAAGTGGGCGATCCGATCACCTGGGCTTTTACCACCTTGACTGGTCTGCTGAGCGGAGTCCTTTTTCCGGTCGAATACTTGCCGTCGTATTTACAGTCAGTCTCATTTCTGCTTCCTACCACTCATGCTCTTCATGCCCTGCGAATGACGCTGATTCAAAATGCCGGAATGGCGGATGTGGCGTATCAATTAGTGATTTTATTTATAATGACCCTTATCACAATCCCTCTTGGATTTATCATAATTCGTATCGGCTTTAACCAGGCCAGAAGAGCAGGCTCTCTGGCCCAGTACTAA
- a CDS encoding YIP1 family protein produces the protein MDTAITPDDAIPEAQSDKSSYFKIIWNTFFAPFKAFKALEHKPRWLIPYIISIVVVFTSLALTGGTKMEDIKADLRSDPSLTQPEVERRIANIDAQKTQGISWAHIRLGVVAVTVIQTIKLFGLALIFWLALHLVKTSISFKKTLAVCSFAFLILIPEALIKIPLILVKGTTYIYLGPAILLPGEWKYSPLFNLFEKLDVFSIWMAIILIIGFSVLLNISRRKSAITVGYLWGIWLLIGMFFGNLIQIN, from the coding sequence ATGGATACTGCAATCACACCTGATGATGCTATTCCAGAAGCACAATCAGATAAATCATCCTATTTTAAAATTATCTGGAATACTTTTTTTGCCCCGTTTAAAGCCTTTAAAGCCCTGGAACATAAACCTCGCTGGCTTATCCCATACATTATTTCAATAGTTGTCGTTTTTACTTCACTGGCCCTGACGGGCGGCACAAAAATGGAAGATATAAAAGCCGATCTCCGCTCTGACCCCTCCTTGACTCAACCCGAGGTCGAGCGCCGTATTGCCAATATCGATGCCCAGAAGACTCAGGGTATTTCATGGGCACATATCCGGTTAGGTGTGGTCGCGGTTACGGTTATTCAGACCATTAAATTATTCGGCCTGGCACTGATTTTCTGGCTGGCGTTGCATCTTGTGAAAACCTCCATATCCTTTAAAAAAACCTTGGCCGTTTGCAGTTTTGCTTTCCTCATCCTGATTCCGGAGGCTCTTATAAAAATCCCGTTGATATTAGTGAAGGGTACGACATACATTTACCTTGGTCCGGCTATTCTTTTGCCCGGCGAATGGAAATACTCCCCCTTATTTAATCTATTTGAAAAGCTTGATGTATTTTCAATCTGGATGGCTATTATATTGATTATTGGATTCTCGGTTTTATTAAATATTTCCAGAAGAAAATCCGCGATAACTGTCGGATACTTATGGGGTATTTGGCTTCTGATTGGAATGTTTTTCGGCAACTTGATTCAGATCAATTAG